Proteins encoded together in one Cicer arietinum cultivar CDC Frontier isolate Library 1 chromosome 4, Cicar.CDCFrontier_v2.0, whole genome shotgun sequence window:
- the LOC101492069 gene encoding uncharacterized protein isoform X1: MGSCLSSTEKLTAEILPNDGATAYPTVRLHGTPDSIISTYIRFALLQNNASSDFVPPPKPSPAPPHETARAVRSNWESLITVPMRSEIELGSRDALLRFIDSRFPDLSVEAPSAAPASGGESEDGRISLMVKVVGLQHKSVTWHVERLVRWAEDLATRGGRKAVDPKMGSWKMEVMKFGKSYSQLLEVMMEHAQMEERVLFPIFDSADRGLSKVAKEEHARDLPIMNGIKEIIKSVEVLDSGCPHYRETLYNLSTRLNLFEVNIILTWEQCKQHFMEEDLELLPLMEAVGLSNEEDERALEQCFNVMQATHSRLLKFLVEGLSPNDGMKYLDLISKCRDIERMESMLRMIIE, translated from the exons atgggAAGCTGTTTAAGCTCCACCGAAAAACTAACGGCAGAGATTTTACCCAACGACGGAGCCACTGCGTACCCCACCGTCCGGTTACACGGCACACCGGATAGTATTATCTCTACATACATTCGCTTCGCTCTTCTCCAAAATAATGCTTCGTCAGACTTTGTTCCACCTCCTAAGCCGTCGCCGGCACCACCGCATGAGACGGCGCGTGCGGTAAGATCCAACTGGGAGAGCCTGATTACAGTCCCAATGAGGTCCGAGATTGAGTTAGGCTCCCGCGACGCGCTTCTACGGTTTATTGACTCGCGGTTTCCGGATCTATCGGTGGAGGCACCGTCCGCAGCGCCGGCGAGTGGTGGTGAGAGTGAGGATGGAAGGATTTCGTTGATGGTAAAGGTAGTGGGGCTGCAGCATAAGAGCGTGACGTGGCACGTGGAGAGGTTGGTGAGATGGGCGGAAGATCTGGCAACACGTGGAGGGAGGAAAGCCGTTGATCCGAAGATGGGGAGTTGGAAGATGGAGGTGATGAAATTCGGAAAGAGCTACTCTCAGTTGCTGGAAGTGATGATGGAGCATGCTCAAATGGAAGAGAGAGTTCTCTTCCCCATTTTTGATAGTGCTGATCGAG GGCTATCTAAGGTTGCAAAGGAGGAGCATGCTCGGGACTTGCCTATCATGAATGGCATCAAAGAAATTATCAAATCTGTTGAGGTTTTAGACTCAGGATGCCCTCATTATCGAGAGACTTTGTACAATCTTTCTACTAGGCTCAATTTATTTGAGGTAAATATAATACTAACTTGG GAACAATGCAAACAACACTTCATGGAAGAGGATTTGGAATTACTTCCATTAATGGAGGCAGTGGGGTTGAGCAATGAGGAAGATGAAAGAGCACTAGAGCAATGCTTTAATGTGATGCAAGCAACACATAGTCGGTTGTTAAAGTTCCTTGTTGAAGGGCTCTCACCTAATGATGGTATGAAGTACTTGGACTTGATCAGCAAGTGTAGGGACATAGAGAGAATGGAATCAATGCTTCGAATGATAATTGaatga
- the LOC101492069 gene encoding uncharacterized protein isoform X2 — MGSCLSSTEKLTAEILPNDGATAYPTVRLHGTPDSIISTYIRFALLQNNASSDFVPPPKPSPAPPHETARAVRSNWESLITVPMRSEIELGSRDALLRFIDSRFPDLSVEAPSAAPASGGESEDGRISLMVKVVGLQHKSVTWHVERLVRWAEDLATRGGRKAVDPKMGSWKMEVMKFGKSYSQLLEVMMEHAQMEERVLFPIFDSADRGLSKVAKEEHARDLPIMNGIKEIIKSVEVLDSGCPHYRETLYNLSTRLNLFEEQCKQHFMEEDLELLPLMEAVGLSNEEDERALEQCFNVMQATHSRLLKFLVEGLSPNDGMKYLDLISKCRDIERMESMLRMIIE; from the exons atgggAAGCTGTTTAAGCTCCACCGAAAAACTAACGGCAGAGATTTTACCCAACGACGGAGCCACTGCGTACCCCACCGTCCGGTTACACGGCACACCGGATAGTATTATCTCTACATACATTCGCTTCGCTCTTCTCCAAAATAATGCTTCGTCAGACTTTGTTCCACCTCCTAAGCCGTCGCCGGCACCACCGCATGAGACGGCGCGTGCGGTAAGATCCAACTGGGAGAGCCTGATTACAGTCCCAATGAGGTCCGAGATTGAGTTAGGCTCCCGCGACGCGCTTCTACGGTTTATTGACTCGCGGTTTCCGGATCTATCGGTGGAGGCACCGTCCGCAGCGCCGGCGAGTGGTGGTGAGAGTGAGGATGGAAGGATTTCGTTGATGGTAAAGGTAGTGGGGCTGCAGCATAAGAGCGTGACGTGGCACGTGGAGAGGTTGGTGAGATGGGCGGAAGATCTGGCAACACGTGGAGGGAGGAAAGCCGTTGATCCGAAGATGGGGAGTTGGAAGATGGAGGTGATGAAATTCGGAAAGAGCTACTCTCAGTTGCTGGAAGTGATGATGGAGCATGCTCAAATGGAAGAGAGAGTTCTCTTCCCCATTTTTGATAGTGCTGATCGAG GGCTATCTAAGGTTGCAAAGGAGGAGCATGCTCGGGACTTGCCTATCATGAATGGCATCAAAGAAATTATCAAATCTGTTGAGGTTTTAGACTCAGGATGCCCTCATTATCGAGAGACTTTGTACAATCTTTCTACTAGGCTCAATTTATTTGAG GAACAATGCAAACAACACTTCATGGAAGAGGATTTGGAATTACTTCCATTAATGGAGGCAGTGGGGTTGAGCAATGAGGAAGATGAAAGAGCACTAGAGCAATGCTTTAATGTGATGCAAGCAACACATAGTCGGTTGTTAAAGTTCCTTGTTGAAGGGCTCTCACCTAATGATGGTATGAAGTACTTGGACTTGATCAGCAAGTGTAGGGACATAGAGAGAATGGAATCAATGCTTCGAATGATAATTGaatga